The nucleotide window gagcttgttcctctcccacgagtggggcaggagggggctgctgggggaaccgggctgtcaagagttaggcttgtacttgctcagaggagagtatgctctctaaatagcctgtcttcagcagctgccgtggttgctcttgatgttgtcccggctaatacaacaggctggcaggcagagctcagcccctttgagctactgcctacgggagccttcccactccacagtttcatctgtttgcctggcctgagctgacatgagaagcctcccccaaagacatttatctccagggactccactctgcagcgacctctctccctgtctctctggcttctcggtcctttgctttctttcacgaCTTGCAGCTGAACCAACGCGTCCGATCCATGCAAGCAGCAAGTCagcggcggggaaccaggagttagcagcaggtctgagcagctctgtgcggttgggaggaggctcaggccatgtgagggcactgcaaagcccgacgtgcagggggccagggctcccgcgtgcctggacccgaccccctgcagcggtagggcaagatgggttccctccgagcccccctcctacaaatgcctgccgttggagaacgtccagctcagtcgcttgccctgtgcctggcacactcagctcccaggactgccggagccctcggcactgcaggtgcctaaaggaaactcctggccccagcaccaggcctggtggccggcgtagcccaccttcttctcccatggggcagcacaggtggggagggctgtcagtctcctcccttgaggcggtgctgcctcggattggtcccctcggctgtcactgtgccctggtttggggcccgcccttccctcagggcggcctctgactggccccaggcctcaggctgcccaggtgcacctgaggtgatgctctctgtgattggccgcctgctgcggtgtgctgcccgccctcccctgaggcgacgtttcctccgattggctgcatgagattgctcccttgctcctcccatcccgtgatggggcaggcggcttatcagtcacctgtgtgctttgctattgccagctctgattggtggagctggcatgccccgcctccaaccatcactgccccccccccccccagcactgtgcctggctttttgcactcttgccacctttcctgcaggcctcgaaccttgactggtgggttacctatcgatcagatgccttgcccccgcctcctcaaatgcgattggctgtcctgggtccactgactccccagggactgctggggggaggttgccaggcaaccaactccacctttagggctgagagcctcaggatggagctgtgggccctgaggaaaggctgggggtcatcaaaggcgggtttggaccctaaacctgagcatttcggcccgaaacatgaggctctgggcactacaaaggacaggcgttcagtttggatcacacgtggggtgggacccgcgggacagggggctgaggctcacaggggctcgcagccgggccagcgtgcacagcagcccaagggacaaagccccgtctctgctggtggtctccctgtgtggagctgcccctgccccctgcagatgtgcagaggctcgctgggggtgaggaacagcaccggtggggcctgggttaacgggcaggggtccgatgggccagccagatgctggtgatacggtcggggctgtcctgggctgttccctgcaccagcgcgggctggtgctggaggtggtcatgccgcggtgggaggggtggcgaggagatccccatgggcagtgggagggcacggcaaggccccaggaccccacggggagacccctgctctggggtctgtcccggcatgactccattgtccccagcccgggaagatctgagaggggccccacagctggcagcccccagcctgggtgtcacccacacgttgtctcaccaaccgcgggggtgctattagggaaagaacagatacgctcccctttcggtgtcttttgatgagctttaattaactccgtggtgctggctggggccaggcattgcggagggattcctctagcgcctgcctcactcggaggtccctgtcgtcctgcggtcccgagagatctggaacaacaccacaggcagcgccgtggggacctggtcccggccaggtgctcccctggccaccctgctccagggagccgtttgccagggatcttcccacaaaaagagacatcccaagcagcagtatctcagtaaaagccctctgaacccttccttccccatctcctgccttacctcagcaaagaaagctgtagctgtcacccgcagtttaactgagcaggaatccagccacggcaagaggttcttcaccagacagggggagacgagcccagcgtggagcaggaccctgtgcaggggtcacaagcgagggacacacagttacccaggaaggccacaggccgggcctccaaaattcacttgcgccgatgcagacactattcttcagctcccgacggcttcccgggcacgccgggagggtcccagcggccatttccctgggcacagccctgcaggagttggccagatgcatccctggggctcttacctgctcaggagacacaccccctcagggtgagccagggggtcttccaggcgagcccacactgcccaattcacgagcagctgcatccatttctgcgccatgcatttgcccagcaccaactctagagctgaaaggaaaaccctggcaaaagaaacaaaatgcaaaataaaccaacccaatcaaacaaaacaagtccaaatagcaccaccgccagaaaccccaagaactctccaatcacagcaggttaggggaagactgatctgcagcagcgctaaatacccctggaatgatgcttcacagccttccagactgcagctaacgacactggcattttcttcatgccccagacccaccgaagcagaagaaaacccacgccTCTAGACCGACTCCACGCTAGTTATCAGCCAAGGCCAACACCTcatacctcttcccaccagcctttggCCAAGAATGACACCAGTGCCCGCAAGAGTCACTGCTCCCAGCGGGGGTCCCTTGAGGGAGCGCAATGCTATTGTGCGCGCAAGGGTACGCAGGAGGCAAGATGACGGCCGTCCGCAGTATGAGCTGCGTAAGACCTtcctgcctgggagctggagtttctccatgaaggaacagaagtaaaagcaacCACGACGACCGCTTTCCACATCTAGGAAGTGGGGCAGGCGaagccctccctcagccccacaaAGGCACATGCCTTGGCACGGGGAACTGAAGCCAGCCCCTCCATCTGCCCCTTCGGCTCCTTACCTGCACGGCTTCTCCACGTGCATTTGGCACTCGAGGAACAGttctccccagctgctcatgagcaaaAGCAGCCTCTCCTCACCCAGCATTTCACTGGCCCACctcaggaggctgggaaggaggtggggaagcagTTGCCTGAGCTCCTCCGTGCTCCTCAGGGCAAGCACCACCTCGGAGATGGCACAGGTGATCTGCGGAGAAACGTGACCAAGAACCACCTGTTCAGGGAAGGCCTTTTCCCACCAGCCTGGTTCCCCCgcgtgcccggggtggggggtcacTGTCCGCAGTTGTCACTTCTGCGACAGCCTTGTGCCTCAGGAGTACCAAACTGGCCTGGCTCCCCACGCTCCTTGAGGCCGGCCCAGCACAGCGCCCTGCGAATCTCCACGGGCACCCGCAAAGGGCACCCGACTCCCTTGCGCCCAAGTATGAGTTAGCAAGCAGATGccaagctgcagaaatgtgtctgcCGTTGAACGTACCGTCAGAGTCTCCAGAGCAGTCTGACGGTCGTGCCGCTCACAAGTGGAGGAGCCCGTCCCCGGGCGGTCGTTTCCTGCTCTGTTTAGTTTCTCCGCTAAGCACCTCAGGATCCGAATCCCAAGGATGCTTCTCCCCAggctcctccacagctccaccGTGTCACTGCGAGGGAAGAGACGTTCACCCCTGAGCCCGCATCCTTGCGGTCCTGCGGTGCCCTCAAACCTCCTCACCTGCAATGGGGCTTACAACGCCCCACTCACAGCAGAGACACAAGCACGCAGTCTTGCtcgggcagaaaaaaaagacctgcttCTCAACGGGACCCCCCAGGGCAAGGAAGCTGCAGGGTCCCTGTTTGACTACAGTGGGGAGGTGGGTAGTGCACGTACCTGTCCATGAAGAGACTCTTCTGGAGGAGACTGCTGATTACGGGCTCCTGGTGAAAGCGGGTGAGGAGAAACACTGCATGGAGCAGGAAGGGCCTGTGGGTGCTCTGCTGCATGTAGCTGTAAAGGGTGTCCAAGATTTTTGGCACCtgaatggaagaagaggagaaagaagggctcGGTGCATCCTTTACCCCCTCCTGTGGGGCCCAGACACAGTCATTCAGCACATGAGCGATGCCTGCTCCCTTGACACAGAGTCCAGATCCAGCTCGAAACCTCACGCCTTCCACCCTGCCTGACCCTGGCTCACATCTGGAGCCCAGTGTGCTCTTGGCAGTCGTGCACATGCACgcgcacacgcgtgcacacgctCACACGCACAGCCTCAGTCGCTGCGTGTGCCTGGGCCCAACCGTATGAGCAGCTGCGTGCCCTGTGTGCACACAGAGGACTCGGACCCATTTCACGCTCAACGCTTGGCTAACTCTCCCCATGCGTCTGTAGCGATGCAAGGCCACGAACAAACACGCTCTTCGAGACCCTGAAGATGCCTTGCAGGGCCTCTGCAAGGGCACGTGTCTCCTTCCAGAGGAACCCAGTTCTCCAGGGATGCTTTTCCTTGCCTCTACCCTCCTGAGACTAACTTGAGTTAGTCTGCACTGCTTGAGCCACTGGTGGCCCTAGAGCCCAAGTGGAGCGCAGCAGAGCGTGAGCGGAGAACAGGAGCCTTGAAAGGGCAGGCACAGCACGAGGCCAGAGGCTCCCAGGCTACAGATGGGCAGCAACTAGTGGCTAAAGGAAGGGCACCTCACAGGCTGGGTAACCCCACAGTCGGGGAAAGCAATGAGAGCAATGAACAACTATCCAACCTGTGGAAAACCTAGCATGCCCAGCAAAGCTCAGAGTAGATGGAATTGGGgaccagtgaagaaagagaagggtgagGTGGGTCCCGGGGCAGGGAGGACTGACAGTGACcccagaggaaggggaggaatggCAAGGTtggtgcctcccagtgcctcactCATGGGAAGGACCCGGACCAATGGCAGACTTTGGACAAGAAGTGCCCATAGCCTTGTCACCAGCTGGAGCAGGCGCCAGCAGCGGGTGCTAACGCACGACTCGGACCATCAGTAGCCCCTTGGCTCGGCACACAGGCGGCATTTCTTGAGCCCATGCCAACTGCACAGGGTGTAGTGCAACAGccaacaggagaaaagacaaagtctaatggaaaaaaagctctcctttacctcctggactatttcctttctgcattccaCCAGGAAGACGAACACCCACTTCCACACTGCTCTTGCACATGGGGGCATGACATGCAGCAAGCTGCCCAGGACGGCAGTCAGAAAGtccacagcctgtgctgcagggatgcatCTGCAAACAGCCTGGAGAGAAGTCAGGAACAGGAGAGCCCGCGTCACAGCTCTGCCCCAGCGATTCCGAAAGGAAAGGCAACTTGACGGGACCGTTAGTTCAGCAGTCACAGAGGGGCCAGTCACTTGACCCTCCTGCTGTGCCTACAGTGCTGCTTACATCTGGTGCCGCTAAGCGATTTGGAAGTGTCTACCCCTTGTTGTTTGCTTATATACCGAATTTGTATTCTGACAAGAGCACTcacgcacacacacgtgtgtgcaaaCGCACACATCATGGTGTCTGCTCCAGCGTGCCTAAAGGACGGTCTTGTCTCAAAGCCTCCTGTTACTTGCTAACAACAGCTGTCCTGGACAGCTCGCTCTGGAGACAGAGActctggaggggagcagggagacgtgCAGGAGCCCAGGAGCTGGGCCCCCACCCCACTGTTTTGGGGCCAGTTACCTTTGTTATTTCGGTACAGGTCTCTGCCGAAGTCTCGGTGTGCGGGCTGTTCAGCTCCTCACAAAGGCACCAGATCTCATCTGTCTGCGGCACCTTCATTCTCTTGGCTGGAACAAACAGCAGGAGAGGAGTCACGTCTACAGAAAGCCAACCTCTGGCCCCAGATACCAATAAAGGAGAACCCAAGTGGTGGCAGGGAAGGCCACAGGGAAAGCCAGGGCCCTCCTGAATGTGGGGCAGCGGGATTTCCTGAGCCCCATAAATGGCTGACATATCCCGGGCTGGAAAGAGCCCTCTTCCTCCTTAAACCATTTGCTGGGGCTTCAGGgtttcagcagcctctgctcctagCAGCTGCGTCCCCTATTCCCACACAGGCCACCATCGTCTCTGGGAGGCAGGAAACCTCCCTGTGACTTCCTCAGCACAGGCAGACCCTGCTGCCTGAAGAGGAAAGGGTGCAAACACAACCCTTTGCAGCACGCTCTGGGCCTGCAGCTCagatccctcctccctgcccagtttGCTCTGGGCAGCAAATTGGTTTCCTCTCTTGTGCTCAACAGGAGATTTCTTCCCTGCCAGGGATGACTTTGGAGACTGCCTGGGTAGCTGCCTGTCTCTCCAGGCTGAAGGCAGGGAGCGAGGGGGAAGGCCGCCTCTGAAACGTCAGGGACCTCATCCGAGCGAGCTGTCTGACCACCCTCTGTCTCTCCTGCAACGTGGAGGGGGACAGTCCCCAGCATTGGTGACAATGTCCTGCTCTCAGACAGCAGTGAGGGATGGCCCTGACCACCCAACCTCACGCACGCCCCGGGGAGGTGGGACTCAACAACACTCTCTCAGGGATCCTTCCTGAGATGGGCCGGGAGGCAGAGGGCTAACAGGGTGGGGGCACAAAACCAGCCGAGCACgttgcctcccccttccctccacgggaCCCCGGTGGCGCCAggccaggaaggcagggaggatcGGGCTGAGCGAGGCTGGGAAGCGCCTGCTCTCCTCACCTTGCATTTGGAGAAGGTAGCCAAGGCAGACCCATACCCTCTGGCGGCACGTGGCCAGGCAGTCGCTGGTCAGAGACCCCAGCAGTCCCACCAGGGAGCCGAAGTGCTTGTAGGGACATCCtctctgcaggggacagcagcaggaaaaaggttgcaggcagccccagcgcccGCTCGCCTCTACTGCCCTGCGCAGCGACCAGGCAGAAGGGCAGGCAGAAGGGCTGCCCCGTAATCCCAGGGGCCCCAAAACCCAGCACCCAGCCGGGCAGGGCTCCTTTCCAGGGCCACGAATGGTGGGAAGGGGGCACCAGGGCACGCGGAGGGTCCCTACTCACCATGAGCTCGCATCGCTCCTTGCAAGCGCCCAGCACGTGGGTGAAAACCTGCAGGGCTCTCTCCCGCTCCCATTCTTTGGCTGAGGTGAGCCAGCCCTTCAGGACCTGGGGCAGGGTGCATCTCTCTCGCAACGGGAATCTTTCTCTCCCCAagatccctctccctctcccttcttctctggCCCCTTCCTGGCGCATCCCCCGCCCCACCAAGCACTGGCCCTGCAGCCTTCACCGCCTCGCGCTCTGCAGCCGCCTCTGCCCTGCATCAGGTCTTGCTGCCCTGCTGGCGTCTCCCCGCTCTGGCCttccccccagggctgctctcgcccagctcagggctggctctTGGCTTTCCCTCCATCAGGGCCCACTTCGCTGCCTGTCCTGAGGCTGCAGTGGCCGGGCgctcctgtcccccagccccggccggatGCACAGCCCCAGAGCAAGGAGCCAAAGCCCCATTTGTCTGTGGGAAAGGTATCCACCTCCTATCACCCACTAAGGTCTCGATTCTCTGCCCTGGCAATGCTTTCCCTGTTGCCCCGTGGCTACTCACGTGGACCACGTCGTCAAAGCAGGCAGAGGTCGCCTCAGCCTCCAGAAGGGTTTCTATGAGGTGGCCCAGATCTTCCATGCCTCTCCTGTGCAGAAGctaaaagcagcaaaggagaaCTGAGGTTATGCATCATGGGGGCTGCCAGGGCGTGCTGAGGTGGGATCCTGACCCAGAGGTGGGCAGGCGCTGGCCGGTGCGTACCTCCATGTTCACAGCTGCCCTCacactcttccttccctttttcatccGCTCCTCGGAAGGATGGGACAAAACACTCTGGCAGCACACTGCCAGCAGGTTGCGATTTTCCTTCCCGCTCAGAGGCGGCCTCAGCTTGCTGgccagaggaaaaagggagacaaaacagaaaggggaTTTACTAGCCCTCTCCAGGGtggcttaaaccacaactggGTCCCTCCTAATCGAGGGCCCCAAATCCAACGCCCCCAGCCCATGCCAGCGAGCACTGCCTTCAGCTCCAGCAATTCCTAcctcctcccaggcagcaggCAAACCCCCACCAGCAGGTTAAGGAACCCCTGGGGCTCCCTTCTTCTGGGAGACACCTGGAATGGGGAACACCCTCCCactccacagccccagcagctcctggccccatgctcaagctgggctggggcacaCTGGGAGTGCCCAGAGCCTGGGGAACAGACCTCACCTCAACTCCTCCAGGGCCTGAAACACTCCATACACCAGCGAGTCCCAGGGCTCCCTCTTTATCCAGGCCTGCAAGTCCCAGAGACAAGCGCAGAGTTGGCAGCGGGCAGGGACACGGGacagccctcccgccgccccggggacaggctctgctgccaggcctgggcagACGCTGCCCCATCTCCCCCACGGAACCCCAAAGGCACTGCAGGAGGGACCCTGCTCCTCAGCCACAGCCACCCAGGACCAGCACCCAAGGGCCCCACCAGCTCCGGACACAGCTCCAGGAGCTCGCGTGAAGCCGAGAGACCATCGTGCCTCTGGGGAAACCAGTCTGACGGCGCAGCCCACAACTCCCCCGTGTGACGGCTCCAGCTGCGGACACTCACCAGCAGGGTCCGCGTCGCCTCCTGCTTTAAGGAGAGCTCAAAGCTGCCGCAGTCGCCCACAGCCTGGATGGCACAACTGACCTCGGCGATGCTCTGCACCAGGGCGAGCTTGAGCTGCAAGTCCTGAGGCCAAAGAGAGCAAAGCACCCCTTGAACTCTTTGAAGGGctgagaggtggaagaggagcatgGGCAGGGGGAACCCACGGAGGGCTTGCATCTGGACGTTGAGGACAAACCCCTCCTTGGGAGGTCTTTAGGAAGAGACCACCCATCTCGGTAcaccccagccccgaggggccGGAGCTGGGGCACCCGGGCATCCCCACCCTACGCGCCCTGTGCTCCTACCCTCTGTTTATCTCTGGAGAGCCTCAGGATGTTGCCCATGATGTCTTTATCCACACAGGTGAGCAGCTGCTCCTTGGGGGCGTGCAGTGCGATGCCGCCGTAGGTGCGCATGAGAGCAGCACGAATGGTCTGGGTTCTCTCCATCTTCTGCCGCCGCTGTACCTATGTCGACAGAGATGCCCTGAGACGTCAGCCCCGGGACTCCTGCGGGCTCCTGCGGCGGGCTCCTGCGGCAGGCCCTGCCCCGCACCCTCGCCAGCTCCTTgtttcccccagcacctcccagcagctccccaagccACTCCTCAAGctgcgagggctggggctgggagttgTTCCCACCCCGCAGCTTGAGTTCTCTCtcttggagagggaggaggtgcagcCAGCATCGCACACGCTGCCGGCTGTTATACCACTGACTCGAGAGGTCGGGGAGCTGTCTGGAACCTTTCTGCGGACAGGTACCCGACATAGCCTGTCACGGTCCTGCTCAGAACCGTGCAGCCTGTGCGGGTCAGTGGCGCAGATGAGCCCGGTCTGCTCAcctccccaggccaggctgcactgctctctctgcagggccctgccctgcccagaaaggcttcccca belongs to Harpia harpyja isolate bHarHar1 chromosome 10, bHarHar1 primary haplotype, whole genome shotgun sequence and includes:
- the LOC128147330 gene encoding maestro heat-like repeat-containing protein family member 2B, translated to MRAAQGVTGDVKMAASDVLVALARSHFHFVMSELQSHLKAMRKVPDEIVLLTLGKMAHRYALRCIPFVGMTLLALRAVLTQVGSGEVLHAVCSVLEQWSKGVHTYLCSWEQCPFPRKGVAQFCEAIYPVFRYVVANWLDCKEEEDKQAVLGAVAAMLGVLLHEEQHQELAGQSRAFLRWDLPAGPEHARTSIQSLSALMPLSLKWTLFPQLSDVTKEPGLAQKAVLSRCIMLQARMRPEETGMFLHSQLSGGSEAGRVAALGLLGVLAHSDAPAARGKLPQVVEAMCSLCSDPSAQVRRAVLEFSRELLSSGSQSCWPWDVVGHIFSEFSRTSGRLVAGGLFAWENPEDKAIRALCMDILGSLDVTLRGMTKLLWPRLLQYVVPAQYSGMLIPLSRCVRALVERRERAGCEEEEEEPDAMDSQEQARLPAPQALLARLLVVAAAPYPSRERAVAALQLLQALHGRIHRGLGVAWATEIPLLLQYLEGRTESSLASAEWERCVLKFLRASLEPVEDEAWTVGLSQELSQRLGSSAAGSWEKLFLYKALGTVLAACQDLRHVQGQVLRFLRDTNPVELSEAKGMISVVSHAAESHFHLVLGTVTMFSATFTRNWSYQASTGWKKGSRQLPDLSSQWYNSRQRVRCWLHLLPLQERELKLRGGNNSQPQPSQLEEWLGELLGGAGGNKELARVQRRQKMERTQTIRAALMRTYGGIALHAPKEQLLTCVDKDIMGNILRLSRDKQRDLQLKLALVQSIAEVSCAIQAVGDCGSFELSLKQEATRTLLAWIKREPWDSLVYGVFQALEELSKLRPPLSGKENRNLLAVCCQSVLSHPSEERMKKGRKSVRAAVNMELLHRRGMEDLGHLIETLLEAEATSACFDDVVHVLKGWLTSAKEWERERALQVFTHVLGACKERCELMVSRDPPRALVPPSHHSWPWKGALPGWVLGFGAPGITGQPFCLPFCLRGCPYKHFGSLVGLLGSLTSDCLATCRQRVWVCLGYLLQMQAKRMKVPQTDEIWCLCEELNSPHTETSAETCTEITKAVCRCIPAAQAVDFLTAVLGSLLHVMPPCARAVWKWVFVFLVECRKEIVQEVPKILDTLYSYMQQSTHRPFLLHAVFLLTRFHQEPVISSLLQKSLFMDSDTVELWRSLGRSILGIRILRCLAEKLNRAGNDRPGTGSSTCERHDRQTALETLTITCAISEVVLALRSTEELRQLLPHLLPSLLRWASEMLGEERLLLLMSSWGELFLECQMHVEKPCRVFLSALELVLGKCMAQKWMQLLVNWAVWARLEDPLAHPEGVCLLSRVLLHAGLVSPCLVKNLLPWLDSCSVKLRVTATAFFTNPGPSVISKCLWVNNRVPTEQRPENQSRGSPAGNAFVPLELKQEESQLLWLCGVYGGS